A genomic segment from Brienomyrus brachyistius isolate T26 chromosome 9, BBRACH_0.4, whole genome shotgun sequence encodes:
- the LOC125748392 gene encoding soluble guanylate cyclase 88E-like isoform X2, whose translation MYGLYLEAVNDYINESYGEDVWRLIEARAEIPHLKFVRHQMYNDNLILRLAKAAGEVLGKTHDELMYAFGVYMVKRIGNYGYERILKVQPPSFCVEEECETSLTLHYRSTRKGFTQFVKGQLSQVGRQFYNTDIEVEILSKEETEKMTYVVYKMNFDNAAFKHRMPQQKTAPGYEKLPMKRGIFFDMFPFSVIFRRDMTMYRIGDGLKEVFSDLQGKKVNEEFTLVRPMLEFGWDNIYTHLNNVFELLSKAVVESKQKVSIPKLSKEEPEEKEESEKPKKEQRDIKALEDMKGPDQGYSGALSPYNSAANSGGEDIELLAFQTVTGKCSETIFEDMREPPKKPLHLKGQMKYVPQWDSLIFLGTPIIETVEDMIKMGVYVNDLNLHDSSRELILAGTQQSAELQLALDQEQQKYAQLQEIIKKLDEEKRRGDSLLYAMIPKAVADRLRKGITALETCQVFPDVTILFSDVVKFNEICIHITPMQVVDMLNEIYIVFDTLSEKHNVYKVETIRDAYMVVAGVPNKTTFHAHHICDMALDMLSSIDHLKDPSTGDNIQIRVGIHSGMVVAGVVGLKMPRYCLFGDTVNTASRMESNGVGMQIHISQTTKDHLEHEPYIIEERGKIFVKGKGYMKTYWLKGKKDLSFKSPAELRYSSEQRDSEERTSNGSTGTNAQLSASNPNIPSEQRAEGKPSLTDLPSDTLPPLEGTAGSPAVSTGPQDKEKAKKTKNSKGGKPEAGNAQESMTPAGNSENAGPEIQNKKLSFRNQYARLPSSVPMRSATCSVL comes from the exons ATGTACGGCCTTTACCTGGAAGCAGTGAATGACTACATCAATGAGTCCTACGGGGAGGATGTGTGGAGGCTGATCGAGGCCCGCGCCGAGATCCCCCACTTAAAGTTCGTACGCCACCAGATGTACAA TGACAATCTGATCCTCCGTTTGGCAAAGGCAGCTGGAGAAGTTCTGGGCAAGACTCATGACGAGTTGATGTATGCTTTTGGTGTCTACATGGTGAAGAGGATCGGCAATTATGGCTATGAAAGGATCTTGAAG GTGCAGCCCCCTAGCTTCTGTGTGGAGGAAGAATGCGAGACCAGCCTCACGCTGCACTACCGCAGCACTCGGAAGGGTTTCACGCAATTTGTCAAAG GACAGCTGTCCCAAGTAGGGCGACAGTTTTACAACACAGATATCGAGgtagaaattctgtccaaggAGGAAACGGAGAAAATGACCTATGTG GTCTATAAGATGAACTTCGACAACGCCGCCTTCAAGCACCGCATGCCCCAGCAGAAGACGGCCCCGGGTTACGAGAAGCTGCCCATGAAGCGGGGCATATTCTTCGACATGTTTCCCTTCAGCGTCATTTTCCGGCGGGACATGACCATGTATCGCATCGGAGATGGACTCAAGGAGGTCTTCTCCGACTTGCAAGGGAAGAAAGTGAACGAGGAATTCACCCTCGTCCGGCCCATGCTGGAATTCGGCTGGGACAAT ATCTACACCCACTTGAACAACGTGTTTGAGCTGCTCTCCAAGGCTGTAGTGGAAAGCAAGCAGAAGGTCAGTATCCCGAAGCTCAGTAAGGAGGAGCCAGAAGAAAAGGAGGAAAGTGAGAAACCTAAAAAGGAACAGAGAG ACATCAAGGCACTGGAGGATATGAAAGGGCCAGACCAGGGGTACAGCGGTGCTCTGAGCCCGTATAACAGTGCCGCTAACTCAGGAGGGGAAGACATCGAACTGCTTGCTTTCCAGACGGTAACAG GAAAGTGCAGTGAGACTATTTTTGAGGACATGCGGGAGCCTCCCAAAAAGCCTCTTCATCTCAAGGGTCAGATGAAGTACGTTCCACAGTGGGATTCCCTCATCTTTCTTGGAACGCCCAT TATTGAAACGGTGGAGGACATGATTAAAATGGGAGTGTATGTCAATGACCTGAACCTCCATGACTCCAGCAGAGAGCTCATTTTAGCCGGAACGCAGCAGTCCGCAGAGCTGCAGTTAGCTCTCGATCAG GAGCAGCAGAAGTATGCCCAGCTACAGGAGATTATTAAAAAGCTGgatgaggagaagaggaggggagACTCACTGCTGTATGCTATGATCCCCAAGGCTGTGGCTGACCGCCTAAGGAAGGGGATTACAGCGCTTGAGACCTGCCAG GTTTTCCCAGATGTGACCATTCTCTTCAGTGATGTGGTGAAGTTCAACGAGATCTGCatccacatcacccccatgcaggtgGTGGACATGCTGAATGAGATCTACATTGTCTTTGACACACTCAGCGAGAAGCACAACGTTTACAAG GTGGAGACCATAAGAGACGCATACATGGTGGTGGCAGGTGTCCCCAACAAGACCACTTTCCATGCCCACCACATCTGTGACATGGCCTTAGACATGCTGAGCTCCATCGATCATCTCAAAGATCCTTCAACTGGAGATAATATTCAGATCCGCGTGG GGATCCACTCGGGCATGGTGGTGGCCGGCGTGGTGGGACTGAAGATGCCACGCTACTGCCTGTTTGGGGACACGGTTAACACCGCCTCCCGCATGGAGAGCAATGGGGTG GGAATGCAGATCCACATCAGCCAGACCACCAAGGACCACCTGGAACATGAACCATATATCATTGAAGAGAGGGGCAAGATCTTTGTCAAG GGGAAAGGTTACATGAAGACATACTGGCTGAAGGGGAAGAAGGATCTTTCGTTTAAGAGCCCGGCGGAGCTGCGCTACAGCAGCGAGCAGCGGGACTCTGAGGAGAGGACCTCTAACGG CTCTACTGGTACTAATGCCCAGCTTTCCGCCTCCAACCCCAACATACCCAGCGAACAGCGAGCAGAGGGGAAGCCCAGTCTCACTGACCTGCCATCTGACACTCTGCCTCCCCTCGAGGGCACAGCGGGGTCTCCCGCCGTCTCCACCGGCCCCCAGGACAAGGAGAAGGCCAAAAAGACGAAGAACAGCAAAGGAGGGAAACCTGAGGCTGGGAACGCGCAGGAGAGCATGACCCCTGCTGGTAACTCTGAGAATGCAGGTCCAGAAATTCAAAACAAGAAGCTCAGTTTTAGAAACCAGTACGCCCGGTTACCATCCTCCGTCCCCATGCGCAGCGCCACCTGTAGTGTGCTGTGA
- the LOC125748392 gene encoding soluble guanylate cyclase 88E-like isoform X1, whose amino-acid sequence MYGLYLEAVNDYINESYGEDVWRLIEARAEIPHLKFVRHQMYNDNLILRLAKAAGEVLGKTHDELMYAFGVYMVKRIGNYGYERILKVLGRNVRDFINELDNLHEYFRFSFPKVQPPSFCVEEECETSLTLHYRSTRKGFTQFVKGQLSQVGRQFYNTDIEVEILSKEETEKMTYVVYKMNFDNAAFKHRMPQQKTAPGYEKLPMKRGIFFDMFPFSVIFRRDMTMYRIGDGLKEVFSDLQGKKVNEEFTLVRPMLEFGWDNIYTHLNNVFELLSKAVVESKQKVSIPKLSKEEPEEKEESEKPKKEQRDIKALEDMKGPDQGYSGALSPYNSAANSGGEDIELLAFQTVTGKCSETIFEDMREPPKKPLHLKGQMKYVPQWDSLIFLGTPIIETVEDMIKMGVYVNDLNLHDSSRELILAGTQQSAELQLALDQEQQKYAQLQEIIKKLDEEKRRGDSLLYAMIPKAVADRLRKGITALETCQVFPDVTILFSDVVKFNEICIHITPMQVVDMLNEIYIVFDTLSEKHNVYKVETIRDAYMVVAGVPNKTTFHAHHICDMALDMLSSIDHLKDPSTGDNIQIRVGIHSGMVVAGVVGLKMPRYCLFGDTVNTASRMESNGVGMQIHISQTTKDHLEHEPYIIEERGKIFVKGKGYMKTYWLKGKKDLSFKSPAELRYSSEQRDSEERTSNGSTGTNAQLSASNPNIPSEQRAEGKPSLTDLPSDTLPPLEGTAGSPAVSTGPQDKEKAKKTKNSKGGKPEAGNAQESMTPAGNSENAGPEIQNKKLSFRNQYARLPSSVPMRSATCSVL is encoded by the exons ATGTACGGCCTTTACCTGGAAGCAGTGAATGACTACATCAATGAGTCCTACGGGGAGGATGTGTGGAGGCTGATCGAGGCCCGCGCCGAGATCCCCCACTTAAAGTTCGTACGCCACCAGATGTACAA TGACAATCTGATCCTCCGTTTGGCAAAGGCAGCTGGAGAAGTTCTGGGCAAGACTCATGACGAGTTGATGTATGCTTTTGGTGTCTACATGGTGAAGAGGATCGGCAATTATGGCTATGAAAGGATCTTGAAG GTACTGGGGCGCAATGTGAGAGACTTCATCAACGAGCTTGACAACCTGCACGAGTACTTTCGCTTCTCCTTCCCCAAGGTGCAGCCCCCTAGCTTCTGTGTGGAGGAAGAATGCGAGACCAGCCTCACGCTGCACTACCGCAGCACTCGGAAGGGTTTCACGCAATTTGTCAAAG GACAGCTGTCCCAAGTAGGGCGACAGTTTTACAACACAGATATCGAGgtagaaattctgtccaaggAGGAAACGGAGAAAATGACCTATGTG GTCTATAAGATGAACTTCGACAACGCCGCCTTCAAGCACCGCATGCCCCAGCAGAAGACGGCCCCGGGTTACGAGAAGCTGCCCATGAAGCGGGGCATATTCTTCGACATGTTTCCCTTCAGCGTCATTTTCCGGCGGGACATGACCATGTATCGCATCGGAGATGGACTCAAGGAGGTCTTCTCCGACTTGCAAGGGAAGAAAGTGAACGAGGAATTCACCCTCGTCCGGCCCATGCTGGAATTCGGCTGGGACAAT ATCTACACCCACTTGAACAACGTGTTTGAGCTGCTCTCCAAGGCTGTAGTGGAAAGCAAGCAGAAGGTCAGTATCCCGAAGCTCAGTAAGGAGGAGCCAGAAGAAAAGGAGGAAAGTGAGAAACCTAAAAAGGAACAGAGAG ACATCAAGGCACTGGAGGATATGAAAGGGCCAGACCAGGGGTACAGCGGTGCTCTGAGCCCGTATAACAGTGCCGCTAACTCAGGAGGGGAAGACATCGAACTGCTTGCTTTCCAGACGGTAACAG GAAAGTGCAGTGAGACTATTTTTGAGGACATGCGGGAGCCTCCCAAAAAGCCTCTTCATCTCAAGGGTCAGATGAAGTACGTTCCACAGTGGGATTCCCTCATCTTTCTTGGAACGCCCAT TATTGAAACGGTGGAGGACATGATTAAAATGGGAGTGTATGTCAATGACCTGAACCTCCATGACTCCAGCAGAGAGCTCATTTTAGCCGGAACGCAGCAGTCCGCAGAGCTGCAGTTAGCTCTCGATCAG GAGCAGCAGAAGTATGCCCAGCTACAGGAGATTATTAAAAAGCTGgatgaggagaagaggaggggagACTCACTGCTGTATGCTATGATCCCCAAGGCTGTGGCTGACCGCCTAAGGAAGGGGATTACAGCGCTTGAGACCTGCCAG GTTTTCCCAGATGTGACCATTCTCTTCAGTGATGTGGTGAAGTTCAACGAGATCTGCatccacatcacccccatgcaggtgGTGGACATGCTGAATGAGATCTACATTGTCTTTGACACACTCAGCGAGAAGCACAACGTTTACAAG GTGGAGACCATAAGAGACGCATACATGGTGGTGGCAGGTGTCCCCAACAAGACCACTTTCCATGCCCACCACATCTGTGACATGGCCTTAGACATGCTGAGCTCCATCGATCATCTCAAAGATCCTTCAACTGGAGATAATATTCAGATCCGCGTGG GGATCCACTCGGGCATGGTGGTGGCCGGCGTGGTGGGACTGAAGATGCCACGCTACTGCCTGTTTGGGGACACGGTTAACACCGCCTCCCGCATGGAGAGCAATGGGGTG GGAATGCAGATCCACATCAGCCAGACCACCAAGGACCACCTGGAACATGAACCATATATCATTGAAGAGAGGGGCAAGATCTTTGTCAAG GGGAAAGGTTACATGAAGACATACTGGCTGAAGGGGAAGAAGGATCTTTCGTTTAAGAGCCCGGCGGAGCTGCGCTACAGCAGCGAGCAGCGGGACTCTGAGGAGAGGACCTCTAACGG CTCTACTGGTACTAATGCCCAGCTTTCCGCCTCCAACCCCAACATACCCAGCGAACAGCGAGCAGAGGGGAAGCCCAGTCTCACTGACCTGCCATCTGACACTCTGCCTCCCCTCGAGGGCACAGCGGGGTCTCCCGCCGTCTCCACCGGCCCCCAGGACAAGGAGAAGGCCAAAAAGACGAAGAACAGCAAAGGAGGGAAACCTGAGGCTGGGAACGCGCAGGAGAGCATGACCCCTGCTGGTAACTCTGAGAATGCAGGTCCAGAAATTCAAAACAAGAAGCTCAGTTTTAGAAACCAGTACGCCCGGTTACCATCCTCCGTCCCCATGCGCAGCGCCACCTGTAGTGTGCTGTGA